The following proteins come from a genomic window of Schistocerca gregaria isolate iqSchGreg1 chromosome X, iqSchGreg1.2, whole genome shotgun sequence:
- the LOC126298818 gene encoding centromere protein S-like isoform X2: MSSGMSALKKEEILKIILFQEVDRVVTETSKEIGVTCSSEVVNVFAEMAWKKARSIAEDLELFAKHAKRSMVSSDDVKLVVRRNPSLTG; encoded by the exons ATGTCGTCTGGGATGTCTGCTCTTAAGAAAGAAGAA ATACTGAAGATTATCTTATTCCAAGAGGTGGACAGAGTTGTTACAGAGACGTCGAAGGAGATTGGTGTAACATGTTCATCTGAGGTTGTGAATGTATTTGCAGAAATGGCTTGGAAGAAAGCTCGTTCAATTGCTGAAGATTTGGAATTGTTTGCAAA ACATGCCAAACGGAGTATGGTATCTTCAGATGATGTGAAGCTTGTTGTGCGGAGAAACCCTTCCTTG